One stretch of Pseudoxanthomonas sp. Root65 DNA includes these proteins:
- the glyS gene encoding glycine--tRNA ligase subunit beta — MSEQTSLLIELGTEELPVKALPGLAQAFFDGVIAALEKRGIGFERGDAKPLYTPRRLAVLLPAVEVEQPEQKSEVLGPYLNIALDANGAPTKALEGFAAKAGIDWTQLERTTDGKGERFVHRAVKPGARTADLLADIVREALAGMPIPKPMRWGDHDYAFARPVHWLVLLLGQDVVDAQVLGVTSDRMSRGHRFEHDKPVWIGQPDDYVDALRAARVLVDADARRTRIVEEVQQAAARAGGSARITDDNLEQVVCLTEWPSAVLCSFESAFLAVPQEALIETMEINQKFFPVLSDGGKLTEHFIGIANIESQDVDEVRKGYERVIRPRFSDAKFFFDEDLKQGLVSMGDGLKTVTYQAKLGSVADKVARVAALAETIAAQVGADPVQARRAAELAKNDLQSRMVNEFPELQGIAGRHYALAAGEPKEIALAIDEAYQPRFAGDDIALSPLGKVLAIAERLDTLAGGFAAGLKPTGNKDPFALRRNALGLARTVIESGLNLDVRSLIQKAAELVMFAMSDVSLRAKVAAADSAREKGVDAPTTHSQQRSLVETNFQEIYPFILDRLRSYYAEKGVPAAHFSAVAELDPVPASLYDFDTRLDAIGTFATLPEADALAAANKRIGNILKKADIAIPHAIDRALLKDPAESALAEAVEAVIGETDEALHHHDYVTVLNHLARLRPQVDAFFDSVMVNADDPAVRANRLALLKRLADRFRAVAAIEHLSG, encoded by the coding sequence ATGAGCGAACAAACATCCCTGCTGATCGAACTGGGCACCGAAGAGCTGCCGGTCAAGGCGCTGCCGGGCCTGGCGCAGGCTTTCTTCGACGGCGTGATCGCGGCGCTGGAAAAGCGCGGCATCGGGTTCGAGCGCGGCGACGCCAAGCCGCTGTACACGCCGCGCCGCCTGGCGGTGCTGCTGCCGGCGGTCGAGGTGGAGCAGCCCGAGCAGAAGTCCGAAGTGCTGGGCCCGTACCTCAACATCGCGCTGGATGCGAACGGTGCGCCGACCAAGGCGCTGGAAGGCTTCGCCGCCAAGGCCGGCATCGACTGGACGCAGTTGGAGCGCACCACCGACGGCAAGGGCGAACGCTTCGTGCATCGCGCGGTGAAGCCCGGCGCGAGGACCGCCGACCTGCTGGCCGACATCGTGCGCGAGGCGCTGGCCGGCATGCCGATCCCCAAGCCGATGCGCTGGGGCGACCACGACTACGCCTTCGCGCGGCCGGTGCACTGGCTGGTGCTGCTGCTGGGCCAGGACGTGGTGGACGCGCAGGTGCTGGGCGTGACCTCCGACCGCATGAGCCGCGGCCATCGCTTCGAGCACGACAAGCCGGTGTGGATCGGCCAGCCTGACGACTATGTGGATGCGCTGCGCGCTGCCAGGGTGCTGGTCGATGCCGACGCACGCCGCACGCGCATCGTCGAGGAAGTGCAGCAGGCCGCAGCCCGGGCCGGCGGCAGTGCGCGCATCACCGACGACAACCTGGAACAGGTGGTCTGCCTGACCGAGTGGCCGTCGGCGGTGCTGTGCAGCTTCGAGTCCGCGTTCCTCGCCGTGCCGCAGGAAGCGCTGATCGAGACGATGGAGATCAACCAGAAGTTCTTCCCGGTGCTGAGCGATGGCGGCAAGCTGACCGAGCACTTCATCGGCATCGCCAACATCGAATCGCAGGACGTCGACGAAGTCCGCAAGGGCTACGAGCGCGTGATCCGTCCGCGCTTCTCCGACGCGAAGTTCTTCTTCGACGAGGACCTGAAGCAGGGACTGGTGTCGATGGGCGACGGCCTGAAGACCGTCACCTACCAGGCCAAGCTGGGCAGCGTCGCCGACAAGGTCGCGCGCGTAGCGGCGCTGGCGGAAACCATCGCCGCGCAGGTCGGCGCCGATCCGGTGCAGGCGCGTCGCGCCGCGGAACTGGCGAAGAACGACCTGCAGTCGCGCATGGTCAACGAGTTCCCCGAACTGCAGGGCATCGCCGGCCGCCACTACGCGCTCGCGGCGGGCGAGCCGAAGGAGATCGCGCTGGCCATCGACGAGGCCTACCAGCCGCGCTTCGCAGGCGACGACATCGCGCTGTCGCCGCTGGGCAAGGTGCTGGCCATCGCCGAACGCCTCGATACGCTGGCGGGCGGGTTCGCCGCCGGGCTGAAGCCGACCGGCAACAAGGATCCGTTTGCGCTGCGGCGGAATGCATTGGGGCTGGCGCGCACGGTGATCGAGAGTGGATTAAATCTTGATGTCCGCTCGCTGATCCAGAAGGCTGCAGAACTCGTCATGTTCGCAATGTCTGATGTCTCTCTTCGTGCAAAAGTCGCTGCTGCAGACTCCGCCCGCGAGAAGGGAGTCGATGCACCCACAACGCATAGTCAGCAGAGGTCGTTGGTAGAAACCAATTTCCAGGAAATCTATCCCTTCATTCTTGATCGCCTGCGTAGCTACTATGCAGAGAAGGGGGTGCCTGCTGCTCACTTCAGTGCGGTTGCAGAGTTGGATCCCGTCCCGGCCTCGCTCTACGACTTCGACACCCGCCTGGACGCCATCGGCACCTTCGCCACGCTGCCGGAGGCCGACGCACTGGCCGCGGCCAACAAGCGCATCGGCAACATCCTGAAGAAAGCCGACATCGCCATCCCGCATGCGATCGACCGCGCGCTGCTGAAAGACCCGGCCGAAAGCGCGCTGGCCGAAGCGGTGGAAGCGGTGATCGGCGAGACCGACGAAGCCCTGCACCACCATGACTACGTGACCGTACTGAACCACCTCGCCCGCCTGCGCCCGCAGGTCGATGCGTTCTTCGACAGCGTGATGGTCAACGCCGACGACCCGGCCGTGCGCGCCAACCGCCTGGCCCTGCTCAAGCGTCTGGCCGACCGCTTCCGCGCGGTGGCGGCGATCGAGCATCTGTCGGGCTGA
- the glyQ gene encoding glycine--tRNA ligase subunit alpha produces the protein MTGQTISPVTSFQGLSFQALIQTLNQYWAEQGCVLIQPLDLEVGAGTFHPATFLRALGPEPWNAAYVQPSRRPTDGRYGENPNRLQRYYQYQVVMKPNPDNIQELYLGSLKALGIDPRVHDLRFVEDNWESPTLGAWGLGWEVWLNGMEVTQFTYFQQAGGLECRPVLGEITYGLERLCMYLQNVDNVYDLVWTVGPQGVVKYGDVYHQNEVEQSTYNFEHADVEELFHRFDACEKEALKLVEVGLPLPAYEQVCKASHSFNLLDARRAISVTERQRYILRVRKLAQAVAEAYYAQREKLGFPGLKKESA, from the coding sequence ATGACCGGACAAACCATTTCACCGGTAACCAGCTTCCAGGGCCTCAGCTTCCAGGCCCTGATCCAGACCCTGAACCAGTACTGGGCCGAGCAGGGCTGCGTGCTGATCCAGCCGCTGGACCTGGAAGTGGGCGCCGGCACGTTCCACCCGGCCACCTTCCTGCGCGCACTGGGACCGGAGCCGTGGAATGCCGCCTACGTGCAGCCCAGCCGCCGCCCCACCGACGGCCGCTATGGCGAGAACCCCAACCGCCTGCAGCGTTACTACCAGTACCAGGTGGTGATGAAGCCCAACCCGGACAACATCCAGGAGCTGTACCTGGGGTCGTTGAAGGCGCTGGGCATCGACCCGCGCGTGCACGACCTGCGCTTCGTCGAGGACAACTGGGAATCGCCGACGCTCGGCGCCTGGGGCCTGGGCTGGGAAGTGTGGTTGAACGGCATGGAAGTCACCCAGTTCACCTACTTCCAGCAGGCCGGCGGGCTGGAATGCCGGCCGGTGCTGGGCGAGATCACCTACGGGCTGGAACGCCTGTGCATGTACCTGCAGAACGTCGACAACGTGTACGACCTGGTGTGGACGGTCGGTCCGCAGGGCGTGGTGAAGTATGGAGACGTGTACCACCAGAACGAGGTGGAACAGAGCACGTACAACTTCGAGCATGCCGACGTGGAGGAACTGTTCCACCGCTTCGACGCCTGCGAGAAGGAAGCGCTGAAGCTGGTCGAGGTCGGCCTGCCGCTGCCTGCGTACGAGCAGGTCTGCAAGGCCAGCCACAGCTTCAACCTGCTGGACGCACGTCGCGCCATTTCCGTCACCGAGCGCCAGCGCTACATCCTGCGCGTGCGCAAGCTGGCGCAGGCGGTGGCCGAGGCGTATTACGCGCAGCGGGAGAAGCTGGGGTTTCCTGGTTTGAAGAAAGAATCCGCTTGA
- a CDS encoding glutamine amidotransferase, with the protein MDTSVKAPFLIVETGQPVRSMRRYGGFPHWIRVAAGLEADETVVANVERGDVLPSREGFAGVIVSGSAAMVTDRADWSERSADWLRDAAHGGLPLLGICYGHQLLAHALGGEVAYNPAGRESGTVHIDLHPQAQDDPLFAALPLKFTAHATHVQTVARPPEGATVLARSEQDDCHAFRWRDRAWGVQFHPEFATHHMRGYVHARADHLRSEGRCPGTIARSVTAAPQARKLLRRFVRHARGLHAR; encoded by the coding sequence GTGGATACCTCCGTGAAAGCCCCGTTCCTCATCGTTGAAACCGGCCAGCCGGTGCGCTCGATGCGGCGTTATGGCGGCTTCCCGCACTGGATCCGCGTGGCCGCCGGACTGGAGGCCGACGAGACGGTGGTGGCGAACGTGGAGCGTGGCGACGTGCTGCCGTCGCGCGAGGGCTTCGCCGGCGTCATCGTCAGCGGCTCCGCCGCGATGGTCACCGACCGCGCCGACTGGAGCGAGCGCAGTGCCGACTGGCTGCGCGACGCCGCCCACGGAGGCCTGCCGCTGCTCGGCATCTGCTACGGCCACCAGCTGCTGGCGCATGCGCTGGGCGGCGAGGTGGCCTACAACCCGGCCGGGCGCGAATCCGGCACCGTCCACATCGACCTGCATCCGCAGGCGCAGGACGATCCGCTGTTCGCCGCGCTGCCGCTGAAATTCACCGCGCATGCGACCCACGTGCAGACTGTGGCCCGTCCGCCGGAGGGCGCCACCGTGCTGGCGCGCTCCGAGCAGGACGACTGCCATGCGTTCCGCTGGCGCGACCGCGCCTGGGGCGTGCAGTTCCACCCCGAATTCGCCACCCACCACATGCGCGGTTACGTGCATGCCCGCGCCGACCATCTGCGCAGCGAAGGGCGCTGCCCGGGCACCATCGCCCGCAGCGTGACGGCGGCGCCGCAAGCCCGCAAACTGTTGCGGCGGTTCGTCCGCCATGCGCGTGGCCTGCACGCGCGCTGA
- a CDS encoding BPSS1780 family membrane protein, with the protein MSTINKVPASAGAEWLLAGFALLKRAPVPLATLAVLWGLLSMVVMLVAVTLPAMTLAMQFLLVLAGPLFFAGMLWAVREVDQGRAAQPSHLLQPVRDGHAPALLATLLPQLLAALVMGALLFVLVGTEQLQHLAEVYQQMQTIAAAGGQPDPSLVEGLPAGRLLLWLLLVAIVFVAVKWMTFVASPQILFSGAHVMDAMRNSLRACLHNWTAMLVFYLLAGIAIFAVGMGSLLVASILALAVGATIAMGLWQFALLALVMPVLAGAAYAAWRQMLGKGDAVPGAPTAPARIEV; encoded by the coding sequence ATGTCGACGATCAACAAGGTGCCGGCCAGTGCCGGCGCGGAATGGCTGCTGGCGGGCTTCGCGCTGCTGAAGCGGGCGCCGGTGCCGCTGGCCACGCTGGCCGTGCTGTGGGGCCTGTTGTCGATGGTCGTGATGCTGGTGGCGGTGACGCTGCCGGCGATGACGCTGGCGATGCAGTTCCTGCTGGTGCTGGCGGGGCCGCTGTTCTTCGCCGGCATGCTGTGGGCCGTGCGCGAAGTCGACCAGGGACGCGCCGCGCAGCCGTCGCACCTGCTGCAGCCGGTCCGCGACGGCCATGCGCCGGCCTTGCTGGCCACCTTGCTGCCGCAATTGCTGGCCGCGCTGGTGATGGGGGCGTTGTTGTTCGTGCTGGTGGGCACCGAACAGCTGCAGCACCTGGCCGAGGTCTACCAGCAGATGCAGACCATCGCGGCCGCCGGCGGCCAGCCCGATCCCTCGCTGGTGGAAGGCCTGCCGGCCGGCCGCCTGCTGTTGTGGCTGCTGCTGGTGGCGATCGTCTTCGTGGCGGTGAAGTGGATGACGTTCGTCGCCTCGCCGCAGATCCTGTTCTCCGGCGCCCACGTCATGGACGCCATGCGCAACAGCCTTCGCGCCTGCCTGCACAACTGGACGGCCATGCTGGTGTTCTACCTGCTGGCGGGCATCGCGATCTTCGCCGTCGGCATGGGCTCGCTGCTGGTGGCGTCGATCCTGGCGCTGGCGGTCGGTGCGACCATCGCGATGGGCCTGTGGCAGTTCGCGCTGCTGGCGCTGGTGATGCCGGTGCTGGCCGGTGCGGCGTATGCGGCGTGGCGGCAGATGCTGGGCAAGGGCGACGCGGTTCCCGGTGCGCCCACGGCGCCGGCGCGGATCGAGGTCTGA
- the tatC gene encoding twin-arginine translocase subunit TatC has translation MNREFGGQEAESSLMEHLLELRTRLMRGLAGTGVILLALLPFVRQLYDRLAQPLISQLPAGQATQMIASDPTSGFFAPIKLAFFLALFLSSPWLLYQAWSFVAPGLYKHEKRLAVPLLVSSIALFYAGCAFAYFLVLPSVFHALTVFTPDIVTLAPDPAKYLDFVMVIFLAFGVSFELPVALVIMVLLGWVTPQQLREGRGYAIVGVFVIAALITPPDVVSQLMLAIPMCLLYELGIIAAGWLKPRPRPDSA, from the coding sequence ATGAACCGCGAATTCGGGGGCCAGGAGGCCGAAAGCAGCCTGATGGAACACCTGCTGGAACTGCGCACGCGGCTGATGCGCGGGCTGGCGGGGACCGGCGTGATCCTGCTGGCGCTGCTGCCGTTCGTGCGCCAGCTGTACGACCGCCTGGCGCAACCGCTCATTTCCCAACTGCCCGCCGGCCAGGCGACGCAGATGATCGCCAGCGATCCCACGTCCGGGTTCTTCGCGCCGATCAAGCTGGCGTTCTTCCTCGCCCTGTTCCTCTCCTCGCCCTGGCTGCTGTACCAGGCATGGAGCTTCGTCGCACCCGGCCTGTACAAGCACGAGAAGCGGCTGGCGGTGCCACTGCTGGTCTCGTCCATCGCGCTGTTCTATGCCGGCTGCGCGTTCGCCTACTTCCTGGTGCTGCCCAGCGTGTTCCACGCATTGACGGTGTTCACGCCGGACATCGTGACGCTGGCGCCGGACCCGGCAAAGTACCTGGACTTCGTGATGGTGATCTTCCTGGCCTTCGGCGTCAGCTTCGAGCTGCCGGTGGCGCTGGTGATCATGGTGCTGCTGGGCTGGGTGACGCCGCAGCAGCTGCGCGAAGGCCGGGGCTATGCCATCGTCGGCGTGTTCGTCATCGCCGCGCTGATCACCCCGCCCGATGTGGTGTCGCAGCTGATGCTCGCCATCCCGATGTGCCTGCTGTACGAGCTGGGCATCATCGCCGCGGGCTGGCTGAAGCCGCGCCCGCGCCCCGACAGCGCTTGA
- the tatB gene encoding Sec-independent protein translocase protein TatB, with amino-acid sequence MFDIGFSELLVVAVVALIVLGPERLPKAARFAGLWVRRARAQWYSVKDELERELASEELKRNLKDAQDALRDTEQRIRDSAKETERQFEDVRQAARDDAKALRDDVESAITPPALARPPAAPAAADPDPLIEHEVRAASTADAPVDAPQDQAAEPATGTTADLFPPKESR; translated from the coding sequence ATGTTCGATATCGGCTTCAGTGAACTGCTGGTCGTCGCGGTCGTCGCGTTGATCGTGCTGGGTCCCGAGCGCCTGCCCAAGGCGGCGCGCTTCGCCGGCCTGTGGGTGCGCCGGGCGCGCGCGCAGTGGTATTCGGTGAAGGACGAGCTGGAGCGCGAACTCGCCTCGGAAGAACTCAAGCGCAACCTCAAGGATGCCCAGGACGCGCTGCGCGACACCGAACAGCGCATCCGCGACAGCGCGAAAGAGACCGAACGCCAGTTCGAGGACGTCCGCCAGGCCGCGCGGGACGATGCCAAGGCGCTGCGCGACGACGTCGAGTCCGCCATCACGCCCCCCGCGCTGGCGAGACCGCCCGCCGCGCCTGCGGCCGCGGACCCCGACCCGTTGATCGAACACGAGGTACGTGCCGCCTCGACGGCCGATGCGCCTGTCGATGCGCCGCAGGACCAGGCCGCCGAACCCGCAACCGGCACCACCGCCGACCTGTTTCCGCCGAAGGAATCGCGATGA
- the tatA gene encoding Sec-independent protein translocase subunit TatA, with protein MGSLSIWHWIIVLVVVLLVFGTKRLRNAGQDLGEAVKGFKKGMKDDDKPAGQLNDQSRTDESSAAKERDRDAS; from the coding sequence ATGGGCAGTTTGAGCATCTGGCATTGGATCATCGTGCTGGTGGTCGTGTTGCTCGTCTTCGGCACCAAGCGCCTGCGCAATGCCGGCCAGGACCTGGGCGAAGCGGTCAAGGGCTTCAAGAAGGGCATGAAGGACGACGACAAGCCGGCCGGGCAGTTGAACGACCAGTCGCGCACCGACGAGTCCAGCGCCGCCAAAGAGCGCGACCGCGACGCCAGCTGA
- a CDS encoding lipid-binding SYLF domain-containing protein gives MNRTSRRLLPPTALALAAALFAGQAIAGPKEDERATNAVRVLNEIQRIPENGIPDKLLDEGKAIIVIPDTLKAGLVIGGRRGHGLMSVKNADGSWSQPVFIKLTGGSIGFQAGVQSSDVVLVFRNDRSLDSIVNGKFTLGADAGVAAGPVGRNASASTDGQLKAEIWSWSRARGLFAGVALDGAVLQIDDDANTAVYGSAATPRAIFESRAGQPSDAVVGFRDELEEVTELARGNRGTTGAAPATAQAPAPAVAPVVVEAPAQTQGFEPVQDGEVRTEPLDTTP, from the coding sequence ATGAACCGCACCTCCCGTCGCCTGCTGCCGCCCACCGCGCTTGCGCTGGCCGCCGCCCTGTTCGCCGGCCAGGCCATCGCGGGTCCCAAGGAAGACGAGCGCGCCACCAATGCGGTGCGCGTGCTCAACGAGATCCAGCGCATCCCCGAGAACGGCATCCCCGACAAGCTGCTCGACGAGGGCAAGGCGATCATCGTCATCCCCGACACCCTGAAGGCCGGCCTGGTAATCGGCGGCCGTCGCGGCCATGGCCTGATGTCGGTGAAGAATGCCGACGGCAGCTGGTCGCAGCCGGTGTTCATCAAGCTCACCGGCGGCAGCATCGGCTTCCAGGCCGGCGTGCAGTCCTCCGACGTGGTGCTGGTGTTCCGCAACGACCGCTCGCTCGACTCCATCGTCAACGGCAAGTTCACCCTCGGCGCCGATGCCGGCGTCGCCGCCGGTCCGGTCGGCCGCAATGCCAGCGCGTCCACCGATGGCCAGCTGAAGGCCGAGATCTGGTCGTGGTCTCGCGCGCGTGGCCTGTTCGCCGGCGTGGCGCTGGATGGCGCAGTGCTGCAGATCGACGATGACGCCAACACCGCCGTCTACGGCAGCGCCGCCACGCCGCGCGCCATCTTCGAGAGTCGCGCCGGCCAGCCGTCGGATGCCGTGGTCGGCTTCCGCGACGAACTGGAAGAAGTCACCGAGCTGGCCCGCGGCAATCGCGGTACCACCGGTGCCGCCCCCGCGACGGCACAGGCGCCCGCACCGGCGGTGGCGCCGGTGGTGGTCGAGGCGCCCGCCCAGACGCAGGGATTCGAGCCCGTGCAGGACGGCGAAGTGCGCACCGAGCCGCTCGACACCACACCCTGA
- the hemH gene encoding ferrochelatase: MHDTPPTALLVVNLGTPEAPTPRAVRRYLAEFLHDHRVVQLTRWLWCPLLHFIILPLRGPKAAAKYASIWLPEGSPLAVYTRRLAEALQARLPDWRVHDAMRYGAPSVATRLRALRADGVQRVVVLPLYPQYSTTTTESVRDVVVREAAGLDVRFIDDYSVDAGWVAAVVDSIRQWRDGQGAGEHLLFSYHGLPQRLARNGDPYPQRCEASTRAIVQALGLRDDEWTLTYQSRFGKERWLEPATDTTLQALAARGVRKVDVVCPGFAVDCLETLEEVGIGFAEEFAHAGGALRYIPCLNDDARHVEALAALACRAGDADA, translated from the coding sequence ATGCACGACACGCCCCCCACCGCCCTGCTCGTCGTCAACCTCGGCACGCCCGAGGCACCGACGCCACGCGCCGTCCGCCGCTACCTGGCCGAGTTCCTGCACGACCATCGCGTGGTGCAGCTGACGCGCTGGCTGTGGTGTCCGCTGCTGCATTTCATCATCCTGCCGCTGCGCGGACCGAAGGCGGCGGCGAAGTACGCCAGCATCTGGCTGCCCGAGGGCTCGCCGCTGGCGGTCTACACGCGGCGGCTGGCCGAGGCCCTGCAGGCGCGGTTGCCGGACTGGCGCGTGCACGACGCGATGCGCTACGGCGCGCCCTCCGTGGCCACGCGCCTGCGCGCGCTGCGTGCCGACGGCGTGCAGCGCGTGGTGGTGCTGCCGCTGTATCCGCAGTACTCCACCACGACCACCGAATCGGTGCGCGATGTGGTGGTGCGCGAAGCGGCGGGGCTGGACGTGCGCTTCATCGACGACTACTCGGTCGATGCCGGCTGGGTGGCCGCGGTGGTGGACTCGATCCGGCAGTGGCGCGATGGCCAGGGCGCAGGCGAACACCTGCTGTTCTCGTACCACGGCCTGCCGCAGCGGCTGGCCCGCAACGGCGATCCGTACCCGCAGCGCTGCGAGGCCAGCACGCGCGCCATCGTGCAGGCGCTGGGCCTGCGTGACGACGAATGGACGCTGACCTACCAGTCCCGCTTCGGCAAGGAGCGCTGGCTGGAGCCGGCCACCGACACCACGCTGCAGGCCCTGGCTGCGCGCGGTGTGCGCAAGGTCGACGTGGTCTGCCCCGGCTTTGCGGTGGACTGCCTGGAAACCCTGGAGGAAGTCGGCATCGGCTTTGCCGAGGAGTTCGCCCACGCCGGCGGCGCGCTGCGCTACATCCCCTGCCTCAACGACGATGCCCGCCATGTGGAAGCGCTGGCCGCCTTGGCCTGCCGGGCGGGCGACGCGGACGCATGA
- a CDS encoding alpha/beta hydrolase has product MRLREFAVDIPLGRITGLRGGGEGPRVLALHGWLDNAASFVPLAAHLPGVHLVAPDLPGHGRSAHLAPGAEYTSGVAVNAVLDIADALGWETFSLLGHSMGAGIASLMAAAVPQRVQRLVAIEALGGLAETVERTADRWREAIAAARALPGKQLRVFADLAAPVRARMLANQLSEPAARLLVERGVRPVEGGFVWSSDPRLTLPTPQRLDEAQLAALVAGIACPATVVYADPPQVYFPEPLRSQRAALLPDGRLHVLAGTHHLHMEDPAAVAARISAFLRET; this is encoded by the coding sequence ATGAGGCTGCGCGAGTTCGCCGTCGACATTCCGCTCGGGCGCATCACCGGCCTGCGGGGCGGCGGCGAGGGCCCGCGGGTACTGGCGCTGCACGGCTGGCTGGACAACGCGGCGAGCTTCGTGCCGCTGGCCGCGCATCTGCCGGGGGTGCACCTGGTGGCGCCCGACCTGCCGGGCCATGGCCGCAGCGCGCATCTCGCGCCGGGCGCGGAGTACACCAGCGGCGTGGCGGTCAACGCGGTGCTGGACATCGCCGATGCGCTGGGCTGGGAGACGTTTTCGCTGCTGGGGCACTCGATGGGCGCCGGCATTGCCAGCCTGATGGCGGCGGCCGTGCCGCAGCGGGTGCAGCGGCTGGTGGCGATCGAAGCATTGGGCGGCCTGGCGGAAACCGTCGAGCGCACCGCCGATCGCTGGCGCGAGGCGATCGCGGCCGCGCGTGCGCTGCCGGGCAAGCAGTTGCGCGTGTTCGCCGATCTCGCCGCGCCGGTGCGCGCGCGGATGCTGGCCAACCAGTTGAGCGAACCGGCGGCGCGGCTGCTGGTGGAGCGCGGCGTGCGGCCGGTGGAGGGCGGTTTCGTCTGGAGCAGCGACCCGCGGCTGACCCTGCCCACGCCGCAGCGGCTGGATGAGGCGCAGCTGGCGGCGCTGGTGGCCGGCATCGCCTGCCCGGCCACGGTGGTCTATGCGGACCCGCCGCAGGTCTACTTCCCCGAGCCGCTGCGCTCGCAGCGCGCGGCGCTGCTGCCCGACGGCCGCCTGCACGTGCTGGCCGGCACGCATCACCTGCACATGGAAGATCCGGCCGCGGTGGCGGCGCGGATTTCAGCGTTTCTGCGCGAGACCTGA
- a CDS encoding SprT family zinc-dependent metalloprotease, with translation MPSLLQRLTTRTPRSVERDTVTLQLEDGRDLEVQRVRDPRAKRLKLSIDERGARLTLPWRASLVAGDRFLQQHRGWLADQIARHAPDEDASAFVPGVSTHLPLRGEDVPLHWLEGRFARIERHADGIHVHLPARVSEATLRRTLRAFYEAEARADIGRWLPAYLAGLPRAPRQIRLKVMSSQWGSLAPDGALTLDLALVLGRPSAFEYVLVHELCHLLQANHSPAFWQEVEARFPDWRDERAWFHAEGRRLKARLHRLLAAD, from the coding sequence ATGCCGTCCCTGCTCCAGCGCCTGACCACCCGCACGCCCCGCAGCGTCGAACGCGACACGGTGACGCTGCAACTGGAGGACGGCCGCGACCTGGAGGTCCAGCGGGTGCGCGATCCGCGCGCCAAGCGGCTGAAGCTGAGCATCGACGAACGCGGCGCGCGGCTGACGCTGCCCTGGCGCGCCAGCCTGGTGGCCGGCGACCGCTTCCTGCAGCAGCACCGCGGCTGGCTGGCCGACCAGATCGCCCGCCATGCGCCGGACGAAGACGCCTCGGCGTTCGTGCCGGGCGTCTCCACGCACCTGCCGCTGCGCGGCGAGGACGTGCCGCTGCACTGGCTCGAGGGCCGCTTCGCCCGCATCGAACGGCACGCGGACGGCATCCACGTGCACCTGCCCGCCCGCGTCAGCGAGGCCACCTTGCGGCGGACCTTGCGCGCGTTCTACGAAGCCGAGGCGCGGGCCGACATCGGCCGCTGGCTGCCGGCCTACCTCGCAGGACTGCCGCGCGCGCCGCGCCAGATCCGGCTGAAGGTGATGTCTTCGCAATGGGGCTCGCTGGCGCCGGATGGGGCCCTGACGCTGGACCTGGCACTGGTGCTGGGCCGGCCCTCGGCCTTCGAGTACGTGCTGGTCCACGAGCTGTGCCACCTGCTGCAGGCCAACCATTCGCCGGCCTTCTGGCAGGAAGTCGAGGCGCGTTTCCCCGACTGGCGGGACGAGCGGGCATGGTTCCACGCCGAGGGGCGGCGACTGAAGGCCCGGCTGCACCGGCTGCTGGCGGCGGACTGA